One Chlamydia ibidis 10-1398/6 genomic window, CAAAAAGAGATAATGATCAAACGTCCATATGGAGCAAGCCATTGGATAGCGGAATCTAGCAAAAATTTCAACTCTAAGTCTTCTTGGTTAACATGTACACGAAGAGCTTGAAAAATTAAAGTTAGGGGGTGGATCTTTTTCCTCAAACGATATGAAGGAAATACTCCTTGAGTAGCTTCTTTAAGATCTCGCACAGTAATTATGCGTTTGTGCTTGCGAAATTGTACTATTGCTTTAGCAGCATTCTTCCAAAGAGGCTCCTCTCCATATTCCTTAAAAATCTTACCTAATTCATCTTCTCTTAAAGTATTGAGGACTTCGCAAGCTGTAACGCCTTGTGTTGTATCCATACGCATGTCAAGAACATGATCATCTCCTCTAAAACTAAACCCTCGCTCCAAAGTATCTATCTGCATAGAAGATATTCCTAAATCAGCAAGGACTCCGTCATAAGCACAACTCGGGGCATCATTGGCTAGATCCTGAAAAGAAGCATGACGAAAATGTACACGATCACCAAACCGTTCTAGTCTCTTATGTGCTAAATTTAAAGCGTCGAGGTCACGATCAGATGCATCATAGGATAAAATCGAAGGATATGATGATAAAAATGCTTCAGCATGTCCCCCAGCTCCGACGGTTACATCGCGAAATGTTTTAAGCGAACAACTAGCAAACAATGATAAACATTCATTAACTAAAACTGGCGTATGCGGAAAATTTTCAAACATAAAGACTTCCTTGGATAATATCGAAGTAGTATGCGATAAAGATAAGCATACACCATCTATCTGAAAGGAAATAGAATTTTTCTATCCATCAAGACTATTGACTTTTTCCTTACCTCTATTATGATTTAGAAAACAGGGTCTTCTTGGGCTGCCTCATGGTAGAAATTTTTAATTACAGTTCTTCAGTCTACGAAAAACATGCTTCCAATAATAAAATAGTTAACGATTTTCGTCAGGAAATCCAAATGGAGAGCCTAGCTATCCGAGAAGTTGCTAGACATGCTCAAATTTTGGATATGACACCAAAGCCCTCCGCTTTGACTACCTTAATGCAGACTGATAAAAAAACTCATTGGGCTTTCTTTTCTCCTCCTCAAAACTTTCATAAGCAACGCTGCTCAAATCCTTATCTTGCTCCTTCTTTAGGTTCTCCTGATCAACAAGATGAGGATATGGAGAAAATCTCTGCTTACTTGCGTGTATTAACTCGAGGAAAATTTTCTTACCGTAGTCGTGTCACTCCTCTTCTTTCTTATAGAGAGAACAAGGATAAGGAGACGGAGGAAGAGGAGGAAGATTCTGAAGAGACACAACTATTGAAAGAAGGTAGAATCTTACTTAAAGCTCTTGATCTTGGTATTAAATCTTCGAACGTAATGATTGATTACGTTATTTCTCGTATTTTTCAATTTGTTCAAGGTTAAATCATGATAGATAATGAATGGAAAGCGATCCTAGGATGGGGGGATCAAGAACTGGAAGAGTTACGAATCTCTGGTTATCTGTTTCTAAGGCAAGGGCATTACCGGAAAGCGATTCTGTTTTTCGAAGCTTTGACTGTACTTGATCCTTTGAGTATTTATGACTTTCAAACTTTGGGTGGGCTGTATCTGCAAGTAGGAGAAAATGAAAAAGCATTATTCATTTTAGACCAGGCCTTGCGCATGCAAGGAGACCATCTTCCTACTTTATTGAACAAAACAAAGGCCTTGTTTTGCTTGAATCGTATTGAAGAAGCTTCCGCTATAGCAATGTTTCTGACTACCTGTCCAGATTCTATAATTGCAAATGATGCCGAAGCACTAATCATGAGCTATACAAAAAAAAATATAGCTACTCCTTTAACCACGGCATCTTAACTCTACCGATTTTTTTTATTAAGATAGGTGGAGAAAAACTATTGATTGCTTATCAAGACCAGTGGTACATTGGCAATTTCTTCCTTACTTAGGAATAAACCTTGGTTTGTTCTTAACTAAAATCCTAGACAGATAAAAGAGAGTTGAATGTTAACTTGTAACGATTGCAGTACCTGGGAACAGTTCGTAAATTATGTCAAAACACGTTGTTCACATACCGCTTTTGAAAACTGGATTTCCCCTATTCAAGTTCTTGAGGAGACTCAAGAAAAAATTCGACTTGAAGTTCCGAATATTTTCGTCCAGAGCTATCTTTTAGATAACTATAAGAAAGATCTTTGTTCCTTTGTTCCTCTCGATGCTCATGGAGAGCCTGCTTTAGAATTTGTCGTAACTGAGATAAAAAGAGTCGCCCGCCCTGCAGTTGCGGTGCAGGTTTCAAAGGAAGATCTTCCAGAAATTGATGATAGTTCTAAAGACTTCGAATTGAAGTTAAATTCTGCTTATCGTTTTGATAATTTTATTGAAGGTCCTTCTAACCAATTTGTTAAATCCGCAGCAGTTGGTATTGCTGGACGCCCAGGAAGATCATATAATCCACTATTTATTCATGGTGGTGTGGGATTAGGGAAAACCCATCTACTTCATGCCGTAGGACATTATGTTCGCGAGCATCATAAAAACCTTAGAGTGCATTGTATCACTACAGAAGCTTTCATCAATGATTTGGTCTATCATTTAAGATTAAAGTCTGTAGATAAGATGAAAAATTTCTATCGCTCCTTAGATTTACTCCTGGTCGATGATATTCAGTTCTTACAAAATCGTCAGAATTTTGAAGAAGAATTTTGCAATACATTTGAAACTCTAATTCACTTAAGCAAACAAATTGTTATTACTTGCGACAAACCCCCAGGCCAATTAAAGCTTTCTGAAAGAATTATTACGCGAATGGAATGGGGATTGGTTGCACATGTGGGGATTCCTGATTTGGAAACCCGTGTTGCTATCTTACAACATAAAGCAGAGCAAAAAGGACTATATGTTCCTAATGACATGGCCTTCTATATTGCTGATCATGTGTATGGCAATGTGCGTCAGCTCGAGGGTGCTATCAACAAACTGACTGCTCATTGTCGTTTATTTGGGAAAACCCTTACTGAAGATATTATTCGCAATACTCTTCAAGAGTTATTTCACTCCCCTTCTAAACAGACTGTTTCCGTAGAAAATATTTTAAAGAGTGTTGCTACTGTTTTTCAAGTGAAACTACAAGACCTCAAGGGCAATTCTCGTTCTAAAGAATTAGTTTTAGCTCGTCAGGTATCTATGTATCTGGCCAAAACCCTTATTACTGATTCCCTCGTTGCAATAGGAGCTGCTTTTGGAAAAACTCACTCTACGGTTCTGTATGCCTGTAAGACAATTGAGCAAAAGATCATTAACGACGAAATGTTAAAGCGTCAAATTCAACTATGTAAAAACCATGTTGTTGGTTAATTCAGGAGAAGATCTATGTTCCGAAGAACAGGAAAAAATCACTTTGATGAGGTTCAAACTCTTTACAACGAAGATTCGACCTCTCAAACATCTTATACATATCCCCGTGCTGATCTTCTCGATCCCACTCAGGCAATATTTGAACATACAAAGTCTGTAGAAGCTAGGCCTTTAAGCTCTTCGGTAGCTGCCTCAGCCACCGAATGGTCTTCTGCTGAAGATACGCTTCCTGATTTTAATGAAGAGCCGGAAACAACTTTAGGAGAAGGCGTAACTTTTAAAGGTGAACTTGCATTTGAACGCCTTCTAAGGATTGACGGTACATTTGAAGGCATCCTTATTTCTAATGGTAAGATAATTGTTGGTCCCAAAGGTAGTGTAAAAGCTGACATACAAATGCACGAAGCTATTATTGAAGGGGTAGTTGAAGGCAATATTACTGTTGATGGAAGGGTTGAGCTCAGAGGTGAGGCAGTTATCAAAGGTGATATCCAAGCTAGTGAATTATGTGTAGACGCTGGTGTAAAACTACTTGGTTATGTTGCTATCTCGGGAATTACTCAAGATCAGGGTTAAGAAATAAGCTAATAATCCATACTTTGCTTTTAGCATAGTATTCAATCATATCCAGCCAGGATCTAGGTGGACAGTGCGTTGAAATAATACAAATTGGTTTCTTTTCCTTTTGTAGACAACTAACTCCTTGTTTCGAAAGACGCATACGCTGGACAGGAATTCCTATTCTTTTTCCTAATTCAATAACAATATCTTTTACGATCTCCCCTGCAATATAAAATATCTTTCTAGGATGTATCTCCTCCCAAACAAACTCTTGCTGAATAGATTTGCAAAAAAACAAAATAGCTTCTTTTTTTCCTTGTTCTGCCTTTTCATACAATGATAACACGACATTAGACGAAAGATAAAAAACCAACACATATCGTGAACAAGTGCTATTGCACTTAGCACAACAAGATAGGCCTCCTATTTCCAAATACTGAAAACAATGTAAACAACGTCCCTTTCTACTGATTTTTTGTATCACACGTAAACAAGAAGAGCATAGAATCTTTCCGGGACAAGCACATCCATAACAAACTATAGGAAAAATAAGTTCTAAAAAAAATAATAAGAATTTATGTAGGAAAGCAGTTTTTATTCGTAAAATTCTAATTAATTTGTTACGTTGTTCAACGTGTAGAAGCTTCAACCTTTCTCTCATTTGCAATGCTGAAACGATTTGTAAACTCCATTTGGAAATTGTGTGAAAAAGATAAATTCCGGTCACTTACTCCAGTCGCAGACGCTATAGATACGTTCTGCTACGAGCCAATACATGTGCCAACTTCGCCTCCGTTCATTCGTGACTCTGTAGATATAAAACGCTGGATGATGTTGGTTGTTGTTGCTTTGCTTCCCGCTATCCTGGCAGCCATTTGGAACGCAGGGGTTCAAGCATTAGTTTATAGCTCCTATAATCCTGAGATGATGAACGAGTTTTTGAACATCTCCGGATTCTCTAGTTATTTCTCTTTCATTTTTCATCGTCTGGGTATTTTATCCGTTCTAGGTGAAGGATTAAAGATATTTGTTCCTCTGTTGTTGATTAGTTATACTGTAGGCGGAGCTTGTGAAGTTCTTTTCGCAATTGTTAGAAAACATAAAATTGCCGAAGGATTGCTAGTTACTGGTATTCTTTATCCTCTAACATTACCTCCTACTATTCCTTATTGGATGGCCGCTTTGGGAATCGCTTTCGGTGTAGTGATTAGCAAGGAGCTTTTCGGCGGCACAGGCATGAATATTCTAAATCCTGCATTGACAGGTAGGGCTTTCCTTTTCTTTACGTTCCCCGTAAAAATGAGTGGAGATGTTTGGGTTGGGACCAATCCTCAAACTATTAAGAATAGCCTGTTTGCTATGAATTCTTCTGCTGGGAAATCCCTCATAGATGGTTTTTCTGAATCCACATGCTTACAAACTCTTAATTCTACTCCTCCCTCAGTCAAAAGAGTCCATGTGGATGCTATTGCATCAAATATACTCCACTTGTCTAAGGTGCCATCCCAAGAAGTTATTGAATCCCAGTTTTCTGTTTGGTCAGAAAGACAGCCCGGCCTTGTTTTAGATAATCTCTCTCTCGCAGACGTACATGACTTTGTAACTGCGCCCATACAAGATGGCGGTCTAGGACTTCTGCCGACACAATTTGACTCTGCCTACGCAATTACTGATGTAATCTATGGAACAGGTAAATTTTCAACATCCAATTTATTTTTTGGAAATGTTATTGGTTCTTTAGGAGAAACTTCGACCCTAGCATGTTTGTGCGGAGCTATTTTCTTAATAATTACTGGAATTGCTTCCTGGAGAACTATGGTTTCTTTTGGGATAGGTGCATTAGTCACTGCTTGGTTATTTAAAATTGTCAGCATTCTAATTGTAGGAAAATCGGGTGCCTGGGCTCCAGCTAGATTTTTTATTCCTGCATACCGACATCTGTTTTTAGGAGGATTAGCGTTCGGATTAGTATTCATGGCAACAGATCCAGTTTCTTCTCCTACGATGAGATGGGCTAAGTGGGTTTACGGTCTCTTCATTGGTTTTATGACAATTTTGATTCGTTTGATTAATCCAGCATATCCTGAAGGTGTGATGCTAGCTATTCTTTTGGGGAATGTCTTTGCACCTCTTCTTGATTACTTCGCATTAGGAAAGTATAAACGAAGGAAAGTATAGAATATGTCTTCGGGATCTCAACAAAATCGACGTTACTTGAATCAAACCTGGTATATCATTCTTTTCATCTTAGGACTGAGTCTGTTCTCAGGACTTCTACTGTCTACGGTTTGCTATGTACTCTCCCCTATTCAAGAAAAAGCAGCTATTTTTGATAGAAATCAGCAGATGTTGACAGCTGCACACGTTTTAGATTTCCATGGAAAATTTCAAATCCGGGAAGGAGATACATGGGAACCCGCCATCTACAACAAAACAAAGAACATATTAACAAAAACTTCTGCTAATAAGTCCCCTGTTGTCACTGCATCCGTTTTAGATACTTACGCACAACATTTTGTTCGCCCTTTACTAGCAAACCGGGAAGGGAAGATTTTCTCTTTTGAAGAGAAACGCATTGACCCTACAGTATTCATTGAAAACACGAAAGATTTTCACCGGCAACCTTTACTATTGTTTTATGCAATTTTAAATAATACTCCGGAATCTGCAAAGATGTCCCCAGCAGAGGTCATCCAACATCCTAAATCTATCCAGTCTATTGTTATTCCCATTTCAGGATTTGGATTATGGGGTCCTATTTATGGCTATTTAGGTTTAGAAAATAATGGAGATACAGTCCTAGGAACAGCCTGGTACCAGCAAGGAGAAACTCCTGGTCTAGGAGCAAATATTACTAACCCTTCCTGGCAAAAGCAATTTTTTGGTAAGAAAATATTTTTAAACACAACATCCGGGAATACCGATTTCTCTACCTCACCTTTGGGAATTGAAGTAATCAAAGGCCAGGTTCAGTCTGTTCTGGGTAACTCTCCTAAGGCAGCATCCTCAGTTGATGGAATTTCTGGAGCAACTCTAACCTGTAATGGGGTTACTGAAGCTTATGCCCATTCTCTAGCTCCTTATCGCTCCTTACTTATTTACTTTGCTAATCTGAATTCTTCGGGAGAAAATCATGACGGTTAGTAATAAGTCTTACAAAAGTTATTTCTTAGATCCCTTATGGAATAATAACCAACCGTTGGTTGCTATTCTCGGCATCTGTTCGGCATTAGCTGTAACCACCACCATGGTTACAGCTATCACTATGGGCCTGGCAGTAAGCTTTGTGACCGGGTGTTCTTGTTTCTTTGTTTCTTTGCTACGTAAGTACACTCCTGATAGCGTCCGAATGATTACTCAACTGATTATTATCAGTTTATTCGTAGTCGTCATCGAGCAAATCTTGAAAGCTTTCTTTTTTGAAATCTCAAAAACACTTTCAGTTTTTGTTGGTTTAATTATTACTAATTGCATAGTAATGGGGCGCGCAGAGAGTATGGCTAGAAATGTCCCTCCTATTCCTGCTTTTCTTGATGGTGTGGGAGCTGGTTTAGGATATGGTTGGGTATTGGTAATCATTAGTTCCATCCGCGAACTGTTTGGCTTTGGAACATTTCTAGGAATGAGAGTCATCCCACAGTTTTTATATTCTTCAGAATCACATCCTGATGCTTATGAAAACTTTGGTCTCATGGTTTTAGCTCCATCAGCATTCTTCCTTATAGGAATCATGATTTGGGTAATGAATATTATAAGATCCAGGAAAATAAAGGGGTAAACCAATGTGGTTAGGTGAATATTCTTGGCTCAATGTGTTTGGTATTTTTTTACAAGCTACGTTCATTCAAAACATCTTGCTTTCTAATTTTCTTGGCATGTGTAGCTATCTGGCCTGTTCAGCTAGAGTCCCTACGGCAAATGGTCTTGGAATGTCCGTGGCGCTAGTACTAACATTGACAGGAAGCATTAATTGGTTCATTCATCATTTTATCACTGGTCCTAAAGCTCTTACATGGCTATCCCCTCAATTTGCTCAAATAAATCTAGGTTTCCTAGAACTTATTATTTTCATTTCTGTCATTGCAGCTTTTACCCAAGTTCTTGAACTATTCTTAGAAAAAGTTTCTAGAAATCTTTACCTGTCACTTGGTATCTTCCTTCCCCTAATCGCTGTAAATTGCGCTATTCTAGGTGGAGTTCTTTTCGGAATTACCCGAAATTATCCTTTTATTCCTATGGTTATCTTCTCTTTAGGAGCTGGTTGTGGCTGGTGGTTGTCCATTGTCTTATTTGCAACAATTCGAGAAAAGTTAGCTTATTCAGACATCCCTCAGAACCTTCGTGGGATGGGTATTTCTTTCATCACAACAGGATTAATGGCTATGGCATTTATGGGTCTTACTGGTATAGATGTGTCTAAACCTTCACAACCCCAGAAAGAAGAAATTCAAAAAGAAACAGCCTCTTCAGACTTAAAAGTCACAACTCCTATTATTAAAAACACAAAACAAAAACGTCGTTTTCATAACTAGTAGTTACTTCCTAAGGGTACCAACTGCAAAATATATTCCTTCGCTATTTGTTGACTTTTAATTATTTTTTTGATCCGTTAGGGGCATCTCAATTTACCAAGAGCTATATATATGAAACGTCTAAATCTCTGGTTATTAATGTCTTCAGCATTAATGACCACGAGTCACATATGTTGTGCACAAGCGCAAAATATAGGCCCTTCTAATGGATGTAATGGGGGTTCTCTCAATCAACTTACTGGTAGTGACTATACCTGTATAGGAGATATCTGTTTTTCTAATATAAATACGACAAATAAAAGTTGTTTTGCTCCATCAAGCGGAGGGCTCACTCTTACCGGAAATGGTTACGACATTTGCTTCCAAAGTGTTAATTCTGGGAACAAACCATGTGCTGTTGATGTAACACAAGGCAACGTAACTATTTCGGGATTTTCTAGTTTCTTATGCGCAAATGCGCTAAACAGCGGGGCTATTTGTTGTTGTGATACTTCTTCAGCCAGGACCTTGTCCATGTCTGGAAATGGCACAGTTTCATTTTTAAACAATACCGCTAGCACAAAAGGCGGGGCCATTTGTGCTAACACTATAAATTTCACCTCAGGCGGGCATACTATATTTTCTGGGAACACTGTTTCAGGATCCTCAGGAATAGGTGGAGCTATCTGCTTAGAAGGTATATCCGGCAGTTCCTGCACACTATCTGCTCAAGGTGGAGATATTGTTTTCTATGAAAACTCAGCAACAGATACCTCAGCCAAAGGTGGGGCTGTTGGAATAAAAGGTAGCAATGGAAGCTGCACCCTAGATGCCAATTCTGGAAACATTATCTTTGATGGTAATACTATCAAATCCAATAGCAGTGCTGTAAGAAACTCTGTTTACTTGGGCCAAGAAACCTCAGCAACACACACTTTTAAAGCTAAGGAAGGTTTCGGGATTTATTTTTATGACCCTGTAACATGTGATGTCTCTTCTCCAACTGGCTCTGTTAAGATTAACGACACTGGATACACTGGATCTATTGTATTCTCAGGAGAAAAACTTTCCCCTGATGAAAAAACAAAATCCGAAAACAAGAAAACTGATCTAAAACACGCTTTAACAGTGCAAGCAGGCTCTTTAGTTCTTAAGGATGGAGTGACTGTAGAGGCTAAACAAATTACTCAAAATGATAATACTTCCACTGTAGTGATGGATCTAGGAACTACTCTTCAGACTCCTAATTCTGGTGGTGAGACCATAACGCTTCAAAACCTTGCGATTAACGTTGCCTCATTGGGGGGGGGGGGGTGCCTCCGACACGGCTGTAATCAACAGTCAAACAACTAGCAAAACAGCATCCGTATCTTCTCTATCACTCATTGATTCTGACGGCAACGGTTACGAATATCCTATCTTTGGATCAAATTTATCTTCAGCTAAAGTAAAAATCCAAACTAACTCCAGCACAGCTACAACACCTTCTTCTAATCCCACTAAAGAATCCCCTACCCCACACTACGGCTATCAGGGAAATTGGACCGTCTCCTGGGGAAATACGTCAGGGAACGCTATAAAGACAGCAACATTAGCTTGGGAAAAAACGGGCTATATTGCTAATCCCGAGCGTGTGTGTGCTTTAGTTCCTAACACCCTATGGGGAAACTTCTCTGACCTCCGTGTTATCCAAAATCTTATGGAAGTCAGTGTAGATGGCGCCGAATGTCACCGAGGCCTATGGGCATCCGCTGTTGCTAACTTCTTGCACAGAAGTGGCTATGATGTCCAAAGCCCTAAAGGAGCTCCTTCCCCAACAGAAACAAGACGAAAATTCCGCCACCATAGCGTCGGCTACATCGTGGGAGTCATGGGAGAAACCCTAAATGAAGATATCCTCAATGCCTCTTTCTGCCAACTCTTCGGTAAAGACAAGGACTACTTCATAAGCAAAAACTCGGCTACCACATACGCGGGTTCTTTGTACTACCAACACACCTCTTGGTGGAACGGATGGAACAAACTCATCCACTCTATAGTGGGAACTGAAGCTCCTCTAGTATTCAATGCTCAGCTCACTTACTCCCACACCTCTAACGATCTCAAAACCAAAATGACAAAAGCTTTCCTTCCAGAAAAAATGGTCCTCCCCTCCCTCATCAAAGGCGATTGGGGGAATGATTGCTTTGGTTTAGAGTTCGGTGGTGCTGTGCCTGTAGACCTCAATAACCCTTGGTTATTCGACACCTACACCCCATTCGCTAAACTCCAACTCATCTATGCTCACCAAGGAGACTTTAAAGAAAACACAGAACAAGGAAGAATCTTCGATAGTAGTAGCCTCACTAACCTCGCTCTCCCTATCGGAATGAAGTTCGAGAGATTCGCAAAAAATCATGACGCTTCCTTCAACGTAGTTTTAGCCTACTCACCAGATATCGCTAGAAGTAATCCTGATTGCACAACAGCCATGATCTCTGATCCTGTCTCCGCAATCTGGACCACACGAGCTACTAACTTGGCTCGAAATGCTTTCATCGCTCAAGCCGGGAATCATTTCTCCATAACCCCAAGATGTGAGATCTTTAGCCAATTCGGCTTCGAACTCCGCGGATCAGCTCGTACTTACAACATAGACCTGGGTTCTAAAATCCAGTTCTAACCCACTCACCTCCCCCATCCCCTAACAGGGATGGGGCCTAATATTCAGAATAAATATCCTTTCTATGGTCCACATCAATGATCAACACCAACAACAAATCATCTTGAATTGTGTAGACTATACGATATTTACCTACACGAATCCTCAATAGAGTGAGTTTATCTATTCCCCGTAATTTTCTAACACCTTGAGGTCGCGGAGACTCAGACAAAGAATCTATGGTCCTAACTATGCGTTCTTTATCTTTCTTAGGGAACTTAAGTAATTTTTTCGCAACTTTGTCAGTAATCTCAATAGCATAAATCATTGTTCAAGATTCTTTTTTGCCTCGTCCCAGGAGATTGTTTTTTCTTTTCCTGATCTGATATCTTCAAGGATTTTTGTAGCTTTATCTGCCAACCAACGATCTTCTAATTCTTCCAAACGTTCAAAAACAGTGGTAAGAATAAATTCTCTCATAGTCACTCCTAACTTAGCGCTAGCTAATTTGATACATAAGTGCTCATCTGGAGACATATCCACTGTTAATCTTGACCTGTCTTTCATAATTACAAATCTCCCTGAAATACAGATTTCTGTATTTCTTTATTATGAAGAGGAGTAGCTATTTACTCAAGGAAATATACGTTTATCTTCATTGACTTTTAATTATTTTTTTGATCCGTTAGAGGCATCTCAATTTACCAAGAGCTACATATATGAAATGTTTAAATCTCTGGCTATTAATGTCTTCAGCGTTAATGACCACGAGTAATATAGGGTTTGCTAATGCTCAGGTTATAGGTCCTTCTCATAGTGTTAATGGGGGTACCAGCACTAATTTAAACCAAACTGCTTACACTTGTTACGGTGATATCTGTTTTTCTAACCTAAACCTGACATCTTCTAGCTGTTTTTCCTCGACTAGTGGACTTACTCTAACTGGTAATAGTGATTCTATTTGTTTCCAGTACATCACTAGTTCCTCTCCAGGCATTGTTAATTCTACAGGAGGAAACGTAACAATTTCAGGATTTTCTGATTTTTTATGCAGTAACGCAAAAACTAAGGGGGCTATTTGTTGTTGTGATTCTTCTTCTTCGACAGTAAGGACCTTTTCCATGTCTGGAAATGGCAGTGTTTCATTTTTAAATAATACTGGCGACACAAAAGGTGGCGCTATCTGTGCTAACACTATCAATTTCACCTCAGGCGGAAAGACTATATTTTCTGGTAACACTATTTCGGGATCCTCAGGAATAGGTGGAGCTATCTGCTTAGACGGTATATCTGGAAGCACCTGTACACTATCTGCTCAAGGTGGAGATATTATTTTCTATGGTAACTCAGCAACGGATGCCTCAGCCAAAGGTGGGGCGATTGGGTTGAAAGGTAATAACGGTAACTGTACTTTAGACGCCAATTCTGGAAATATTATCTTTGATGGGAATACTATCAAATCTACTGGCACAGAAAGAAATGCTATAGACCTAGGAAACAGTACAGAAAACCATTCTTTTAAGGCTAAAGAAGGGTACAGCATTTACTTCTACGATACAGTTACTGGTGGAGGTTCTACGGGAGAAGTAGGAATCAACGAGACGGGTTACACCGGTTCGGTGATATTCTCTGGAGAAAAATTAACTACTGAGACCACCAAATTTAGCCAGCCTCTTAAAATTAAAGCAGGCTCTTTAGTTCTTAAGGATGGAGTGACTGTAGAGGCAAAACAAGTTACTCAAACAGACGCTAATTCTACAGTAGTGATGGATTTAGGCACGACTCTCAAAGGCACAGATAGTTCCGCTGGGACAGTTTCTCTTCCTAACTTAGCTATCAACATTGCCTCGTTGGGGGGGGGGGGGGTACGTGCCCCAGCTAAAATCCAAACACAGGCTAATCAACAAATCACCATTAACTCTTTATCCCTAATCGATCCTGATGGCAATGGCT contains:
- the rsmH gene encoding 16S rRNA (cytosine(1402)-N(4))-methyltransferase RsmH, coding for MFENFPHTPVLVNECLSLFASCSLKTFRDVTVGAGGHAEAFLSSYPSILSYDASDRDLDALNLAHKRLERFGDRVHFRHASFQDLANDAPSCAYDGVLADLGISSMQIDTLERGFSFRGDDHVLDMRMDTTQGVTACEVLNTLREDELGKIFKEYGEEPLWKNAAKAIVQFRKHKRIITVRDLKEATQGVFPSYRLRKKIHPLTLIFQALRVHVNQEDLELKFLLDSAIQWLAPYGRLIIISFCSSEDRPVKWFFRNAEANRLGRVITKKVIVPSYEEIRRNPRSRSAKLRCFEKLPL
- a CDS encoding DUF5399 family protein, which gives rise to MVEIFNYSSSVYEKHASNNKIVNDFRQEIQMESLAIREVARHAQILDMTPKPSALTTLMQTDKKTHWAFFSPPQNFHKQRCSNPYLAPSLGSPDQQDEDMEKISAYLRVLTRGKFSYRSRVTPLLSYRENKDKETEEEEEDSEETQLLKEGRILLKALDLGIKSSNVMIDYVISRIFQFVQG
- a CDS encoding tetratricopeptide repeat family protein; this translates as MIDNEWKAILGWGDQELEELRISGYLFLRQGHYRKAILFFEALTVLDPLSIYDFQTLGGLYLQVGENEKALFILDQALRMQGDHLPTLLNKTKALFCLNRIEEASAIAMFLTTCPDSIIANDAEALIMSYTKKNIATPLTTAS
- the dnaA gene encoding chromosomal replication initiator protein DnaA, which translates into the protein MLTCNDCSTWEQFVNYVKTRCSHTAFENWISPIQVLEETQEKIRLEVPNIFVQSYLLDNYKKDLCSFVPLDAHGEPALEFVVTEIKRVARPAVAVQVSKEDLPEIDDSSKDFELKLNSAYRFDNFIEGPSNQFVKSAAVGIAGRPGRSYNPLFIHGGVGLGKTHLLHAVGHYVREHHKNLRVHCITTEAFINDLVYHLRLKSVDKMKNFYRSLDLLLVDDIQFLQNRQNFEEEFCNTFETLIHLSKQIVITCDKPPGQLKLSERIITRMEWGLVAHVGIPDLETRVAILQHKAEQKGLYVPNDMAFYIADHVYGNVRQLEGAINKLTAHCRLFGKTLTEDIIRNTLQELFHSPSKQTVSVENILKSVATVFQVKLQDLKGNSRSKELVLARQVSMYLAKTLITDSLVAIGAAFGKTHSTVLYACKTIEQKIINDEMLKRQIQLCKNHVVG
- a CDS encoding bactofilin family protein, whose translation is MFRRTGKNHFDEVQTLYNEDSTSQTSYTYPRADLLDPTQAIFEHTKSVEARPLSSSVAASATEWSSAEDTLPDFNEEPETTLGEGVTFKGELAFERLLRIDGTFEGILISNGKIIVGPKGSVKADIQMHEAIIEGVVEGNITVDGRVELRGEAVIKGDIQASELCVDAGVKLLGYVAISGITQDQG
- a CDS encoding Na(+)-transporting NADH-quinone reductase subunit B — protein: MLKRFVNSIWKLCEKDKFRSLTPVADAIDTFCYEPIHVPTSPPFIRDSVDIKRWMMLVVVALLPAILAAIWNAGVQALVYSSYNPEMMNEFLNISGFSSYFSFIFHRLGILSVLGEGLKIFVPLLLISYTVGGACEVLFAIVRKHKIAEGLLVTGILYPLTLPPTIPYWMAALGIAFGVVISKELFGGTGMNILNPALTGRAFLFFTFPVKMSGDVWVGTNPQTIKNSLFAMNSSAGKSLIDGFSESTCLQTLNSTPPSVKRVHVDAIASNILHLSKVPSQEVIESQFSVWSERQPGLVLDNLSLADVHDFVTAPIQDGGLGLLPTQFDSAYAITDVIYGTGKFSTSNLFFGNVIGSLGETSTLACLCGAIFLIITGIASWRTMVSFGIGALVTAWLFKIVSILIVGKSGAWAPARFFIPAYRHLFLGGLAFGLVFMATDPVSSPTMRWAKWVYGLFIGFMTILIRLINPAYPEGVMLAILLGNVFAPLLDYFALGKYKRRKV
- the nqrC gene encoding NADH:ubiquinone reductase (Na(+)-transporting) subunit C — translated: MSSGSQQNRRYLNQTWYIILFILGLSLFSGLLLSTVCYVLSPIQEKAAIFDRNQQMLTAAHVLDFHGKFQIREGDTWEPAIYNKTKNILTKTSANKSPVVTASVLDTYAQHFVRPLLANREGKIFSFEEKRIDPTVFIENTKDFHRQPLLLFYAILNNTPESAKMSPAEVIQHPKSIQSIVIPISGFGLWGPIYGYLGLENNGDTVLGTAWYQQGETPGLGANITNPSWQKQFFGKKIFLNTTSGNTDFSTSPLGIEVIKGQVQSVLGNSPKAASSVDGISGATLTCNGVTEAYAHSLAPYRSLLIYFANLNSSGENHDG
- the nqrD gene encoding NADH:ubiquinone reductase (Na(+)-transporting) subunit D encodes the protein MTVSNKSYKSYFLDPLWNNNQPLVAILGICSALAVTTTMVTAITMGLAVSFVTGCSCFFVSLLRKYTPDSVRMITQLIIISLFVVVIEQILKAFFFEISKTLSVFVGLIITNCIVMGRAESMARNVPPIPAFLDGVGAGLGYGWVLVIISSIRELFGFGTFLGMRVIPQFLYSSESHPDAYENFGLMVLAPSAFFLIGIMIWVMNIIRSRKIKG